One Aegilops tauschii subsp. strangulata cultivar AL8/78 chromosome 2, Aet v6.0, whole genome shotgun sequence genomic window, GCTGCAGGCAGAGCGCTAGGGTACGGCGTCCACTCGGTGCGAGGCAAGCGCGTTGCACGGGCAACGTTTGGAAAGCGCGTGTCGTGTCGGTCGTTGGCCAAGCGCAGACGATGCAATATCTTAGTAAACACACGCGTGGGGCTGCGGTCCGGGAGAGCTGCTAGCCGAGTTGGCTGTGCGTGTGCTAACTCCGATCTGGAGCGGTACTGGAGGTTACGTATTTGCTCTTCAATCACAAGCTACGTGAGGTTTGTTTGGGAAAAAAAGGAGCGGCAAGGTTCACGTATGTGTACAAGAGCAGTTTTTGGCTGGATCAAGTACGATCTATTTTTTGCTATAAGATGCACGAAGAAGCAATAGCAAAGAGTGACAGGGAAAATGAAGATTTGTGCAGTTTGCATGGAAGTTTTTCCTGGGTCGGTTTGCTGAGTTGGCTTGGAACACATGGACAGGCTGCGGAGGCGTGCGTATAAGTGCGTCATGCAGGGTCATGCGTACACATGGTGTCTAAGACATGCACAGATGTGCGGGTGGACACGACGCAGGGTGGAGCATGGTTGTAGTCGGATATATATGTCCGGCTGGGTCGGACTGGACAGTCTGACGGATCGACGTGAGTCGGTTGGTACAGAAGACGGTGGTGGGATCGACGACGACGACATTAGgagcgtgatgctgatggtgacCGACTTCTGGGGCGTGGAAACACGTGGCAAATGCCCGAGACTTGTGCGGCTTCGACAAGACTATGGCGCAGGGTTGATTCAAGGTGGTGTATACGCGGAGCTTGAAGTCGACGGGGCGCGTGGGTGGACTGATCATctaccatggagtcatgttgaaggtgaAGCTGGATTGAGGGGCTACGACGTAAGTCGACGGGGTCGAAGCCTATTCAGCAGGCGGGAAAAGCGAGGGACACGTAGTTCGGACTGGAGCCCAGTGGTCTGATGGAAGCGTGAAACTCGTCATCGGTCGATGATGATCGGTGGTACTCTGCAGTGGGGGTTGAGTGGTGTGGGTTCACGACCCTTCAGACTCGACCAGGATAGCGGAGGCTCGACGCGGTAATAGCGGCGAGGCGTGCAGTATGCACGAGGCATGGAGACGGGCCAGGGCTCTGATGGTCATACATGTGGTGAGAAAACTGTGAATTTGACTCGGGATGACTACAAGCAACGGTGAAATTCTTTCAAGTTTCAGACAGACGGTCAAGAAAGGAGCGGTGAtgttgagttcaggtaactcttatgtgtgacacccaatatgtgagttgttcactttcacgcAGGTCAGTGATCAGTGTGTGATGTCGTTGGACTGATACTCTGGAAGTTGGGAGCGCAAACTAGAGTAATAGGAACTTAACTTTGCTCGAGTGTTGACTGTGGTCAAGAAAAGAAGGGACTAGaagttgcaggtggagtcacatggagtctttggagtagcagcggtactcatgagataagctcaagtccaatgtacatggaagTTTGACGCATGGACAAATCCAGGGTGGTGGAGtatattcgccaaggtggagtttgttggagttgtgtcgaatatagtgtacgaggcaggttacagttggacttgtagttgtattgtgtttacataggatatggagtcgtgtcctagtaggacacttATATCCTAGacctctcatatatagcggggtagacacacgatgtaacctatgccaacacaATAGCACAGGCGCGCAAGGGGGAGCCGGCGGCGTGTGCCGGCGCCCGGATGGCCGGgtgcggtattgtgacggtgtcacgGGGAGAAGCGCCTGTAGTCAAGCCTCGGGATGTaaccatatcggtgaacctcgttaacaaatctcggtgtcgtgcttcATGTGATTGCTTGGTTCTTGGATGATCGACGATATGACTCGGATTTATTCCAACTGTCTTTCAAGTATTTTGGTTGGAGTTTgtaaaagaataaaaataaagtAAATTTAAGGATGAGTTTTTTTTGAACAGACCCAAGGGAGCCGATAATCTTGTTTTTCTTGGATCACATGTTTTTAGAAGAAAAAAATGTTCCATGAATTTATGATGTTTTATAAATAACAAAAAAAATCCGTTTGAAAATATTCATGATTTTTACGTAATCTTCTGCTAGAAGCCTTAGGAGGAACTTATGACACAATCTCATCCTGGAGCCTCGACGCTGTTCCTCTCTTTCCTTTCTTCCCGGTGGAACCATCCAGGCGCGAGCATGGAAGACAGATGTACCCAAACTAGATGGCGTCGCATTGAAAATGAAAATGCGTTACCAGAAAAGTGCCACGCAGCCAGCCTTCGTGTCCTCGGCCCGGTACGTGCCCCGCCGTATGTGCGGACACGTACCCCATCTGACCGGCGCCAGCGAACAAACAAATACTCCCACTCCCTCTTGCCCAGTTCCTGCTACCCCTTCCTCTGCTTTCCTCTCGTAAAGTATAGTCCCGCGGTGCTGCTCTGTTCATTACTCGGGCGATCGGCGATCAGTAGTGCACTTGCCGTAGCTGTATATTGATAGCGGGCTGATTGAGGTAGCTGCCTGCCATGTCTGGAATATCGCTTGCAGTGGCGCCGCGGTCTGACCCGGACAACGGGGCGGAGCGGCAGCCGTCGTCGGCGATGCTCGGGGGCGTCATGGGCTCGCTCCGCGTCATCGAGCTCCAGCTCGTCGccttcatcatggtcttctcgaTGTCAGGCCTCGTCCCGCTCATCGACCTCGCCTTCCCGGTCGTCACCACTCTCTACCTCCTCGCCCTCTCCCGCCTCGCCTTCCCTTCGCTCCACAGCAAGGTCGACGACGAGGCCGCCGCTGTCCACTCCGCCGCGTCCCAGGAGATCTTCCGCGGAAGCAAGTAAGTTTTCATCACTATGTCAGAGAAGATGAATCTATTTCTTTGATTGGTTAGCACCCGAGGATTGTTCTTGTATACATATTTGGATGCACTGTTCTGGATGATTAATTGTGCGCCGGCGCGCAAGCAGGCTGTTTCAGGTGTACGTGGTGATGGGCACCACGGTGGGGCTGTTCCTGCCGCTGGCGCACGTCCTGGGTGGGTTCGCGCGCGGCGACGATGCCGCCGTGCGCTCCGCGACGCCGCACCTGTTCCTGCTCTCCTGCCAGATCCTCACGGAGAACATCGTCGGCTCGCTCGGCGTCTTCTCGCCGCCGCTGAGGGCGCTGGTGCCGCTTCTCTACACCGTGCGCCGCGTCTTCGTCATCGTCGACTGGGTCTATGACGTGTGGACCAACAAGCTCATCACCCGCACCGCCCCCGTTCAGGTGCGTTGATGTCACGATTTCCAGTTTCAGACATGAATCCTTTCCCATCGTGTGTCTTGACTACCGCGTTCCGCGGCGTGATGCAGGATAAGGCCTGGGTGTGGTTCGGCAGGTACCTCGCGGTGGCGAACCTGGTCTACTTCTCCATCAACCTGTTCGTCTTCCTGATCCCCAAGTTCCTCCCCCGCGCGTTCGAGAAGTACTTCCACACGCGCAACGAGGTGTACGCCAAGACGGCGGAGGACAAGCGGGCAAGGGATCTATCCTCGCTCGATGATGACAGTGCGCCAAAATCGGAGGTCTGCAAGAAGGCCGACTGAGATCGATGATCGTGTTCGTTGCGCGGCGTTTGAGCTGCGCTCGTAGTGTGCTCTCTAGCTTCAACTTTGCTTACCTGTATGTGGACCGGTGTTTGTACATTTGGGTCTTCGCTTCTCAATTCTGAAATTCCGTGTGAATGTCGTTCTTGGTTCCTCTTTACTCCCTTCGTTTCAACATAATTGAAGTTCCAGATTTAGTTTAAGTAACTTTTTAAAGTTTGACCAGCTCAAAAAATGTGCCAGATCTACAACCCCAAACACACAATAGATGAAAATATATACACAATCTCAAAAAACTAACTTCATGTTCTATATGTTGACTTAGTcaaacttaaacaagtttttttTTTGACTTTGAACTCGCAAGTCGGGGAACAAATAAAGTTCACCCTGCGTCCTCTCTCCGGATCGATACGTTCGTTCTTCTTCAAATAAAGTTCACCCCGCGTTCGGAGGTCGTTCGTTCTTCTCCAAATAAAGTTCACCCCGTGTCCGGAGGTGCGTTCGTTCTTCTCCAAATAAAGTTCACCCCGCGTCCTCCTTCGGATCGAAAATGTGCGTTCGTTCTTTTCCACCGTATGACGAAGTGCCCGGGGGCCGGGGTATTAATCTTTCTGAATCTAATATTGGTTTCGACGGTGTCCAAGTTCCTCCCCCTACCCAAAGCCTGCTCGGTTCTGGCGGATCTTTCCAAATCTAATCCTGGTTTTGACGGGTGCCGAGTGGAAGGGTCGTCGCTCAGCGGATGaaagccccctccccctccccaaaGCCTGCTCGGATCTGGTGACGACATGTCATGGCTCCCCCCTCGAGCAGGGGGGCTTGGGTGGTAGCCAACGATGCAGCGTTCCCTCGGCGCGCATTGCTGAGCTctgaggtggaggtggtggtggacgGCGATGGTTGTGGGCGTGGGCCATTTCTTCGGTGCTCCCATTGGTCCATGcgtgggcggcgacggcggcagcgTCGGTGGACAGGGGGGCTACAGCTACTAATTCGTCCGCGTGTGGGCGGCAGCATCGACGGACCGAGGGGCTGCAGCTGCGGCGGCGTTGTTGATCGGTGGTGCGCTGATGCGGAGCTTGGGGGCGCTGTGTCCTGGATTCGTGGGGTCTTTCTGGATCTTCAGGTCGGCATGTGGGATCCTGTAGCGGATGGTGTTTGTGTCAGTCATGGTGGTGCGATGGGCGTGCGGTGGTGTTGAGCTCAACCAGAAATGTTGTTGCGCTTGGGCGTGTGGGCCGGATCTAGCTGGGCAGCGGGGGACCCTCTGCCACTCGTCCTACGGCTTGTTGTGCAACGCGGGCCTAGCAAGACTGGCTCGACATGTTTTGAATCTTAATGCTAGCACTTCGTTGGCGAAGGCGAACAGTTCACGATATTGTGCCAATTTCAGTTTTGAACTACTTATTTCATAGCTTTCAACTGAGCGGCAGACCCGACGCGACGGATGGATAAGCCAATGTTAATAGCTGGTCTAATTCCGCGATAAAAGAGCTCTGTTTTTAAATAGATTTGTGCATCTGTAATGGAGATCAAATTGGTGGGGATATAAGCCGTCTCTGGCTTGTGTTTCAATCACGGGTAACACTGTCGAGCTACCTGCAACTGTCTGGTCACGCGCAACCGTTTCTGGCCTTGTTCCTCGCCGACCAGGCGGGTCAGGGCTCCAGGCACAACGCCGCTCTAGTCTAGCATCTTCTGGCGCGGAGTTAGCTGCTGCTCCACGGTAAGGTGGCGGCTCGCTGCTAGGAGCTAGGTTGGCGGCTTCTTGTTGCGGGTGCATCAGGTCTTGTCTCTCGCGGACGCGTGGTGGTGCATGGGATGCGCTGGTGCTTGATACATGGTTGCCACCCGGAACCATGGTGGTTCTTGGTCCGCTAACACTTGATTGAAGACATTGATGTGCTCGATGAGGTCTGCTCCTTCCTGCATCTTCAGCTCAAA contains:
- the LOC109732782 gene encoding uncharacterized protein, whose translation is MSGISLAVAPRSDPDNGAERQPSSAMLGGVMGSLRVIELQLVAFIMVFSMSGLVPLIDLAFPVVTTLYLLALSRLAFPSLHSKVDDEAAAVHSAASQEIFRGSKLFQVYVVMGTTVGLFLPLAHVLGGFARGDDAAVRSATPHLFLLSCQILTENIVGSLGVFSPPLRALVPLLYTVRRVFVIVDWVYDVWTNKLITRTAPVQDKAWVWFGRYLAVANLVYFSINLFVFLIPKFLPRAFEKYFHTRNEVYAKTAEDKRARDLSSLDDDSAPKSEVCKKAD